The Helianthus annuus cultivar XRQ/B chromosome 11, HanXRQr2.0-SUNRISE, whole genome shotgun sequence region AATCTATCAAACAACATGACCAAGAGGTATAACTTCTAAGGGTTATACCTTATGCTAACCTGGTCATAATATCAGCTCTAAACAAGTGCTAAcgttgaccaaacgggtcagatcgaaagtcaaagcaaaagttaaACTGCTTGACTTTCGATATAGAATTGAACTCTAAACAAGAAATGATGAGTTggacatgtttagacatgtcctaatatattttataaactgatatgatttcaaaaattcaatttttaataGTTAGAAACTTGATTAGCGTAATTTGCAAAGTTTACGTTTTTgaccatttatttaatataaatgcgACTCGTCATTTTGCGTACTTAACGTGATCTTTAGAAGGTACGATCCCAGGGGATTATAACCTtcattattacgatcacgtagccacgTTCGAATCGAACATTCGCTTGACTATAATGGTCATAatcgaaagtcaaactgtttgacttttggctaataagtAGCCTATAAAATAAAATAGACTATGAAAGAACACTTACTTGTGTTTTAGGAGAAGCTTAACTTTAGTAGGAGGCTTCCTTTGAACCAGGAAACACTCTAAGAGAGAATAGAAAAGAATTGAGAAAATGAGCAAGTTGAAAGTTTGCACAAAtctctatactaataaataaaaataaagtacacGTGAATGATTTTTAGGCTTCCTTCTTTAATTATTGCCACTTGTCATTTATTAGGGCTATTTTTGTCACGTGTCATGTTGTGAGTATTCCTACATTTTATTAACCATTTTATTTATTCTTGAGTAATAATTAATAAGTAATAATTAATAATTGATggttgattgattgatttaatTGATTTTAAAACTTCATTAAGAAATGTTTTTTCTTCAAAAAATTTAGGTATTTTGTAAACGTTGCCAATATTTAGATTTATGCATTTACTGCAAGTAAATTATAAATCAGTTGTAATTACCTAAATTCAATTATGCATATCTTTAACTGCGTATCTCAAGGTATTATGATACATGGAAGTATTGTAGTAACACTCTTAGTTGAAAAAATATTGGTTCTTTACAATCTTGATCACTTAAGTGTGAGATATTGGGTTCAAGTCTTACGATAAACAAGATATCCGTTGTTAAAAAACAACATATGTAGAGTTTTTTTCTTTTCCAAAAGGGTGTAGTTATTTGGTGGTGATAACCATGGAGTCCCCATATTTAACAAGGAAGAAGATAGGATGGTTAGGGGATTTTTTtagtatttctttatttttttttttttataaaagaacccATTTTGATAAATACTTTTGAAACAAgtcattttgataaataattTTGTCAACTACACccttttaaaaaaacaaaacctcGTCAAATGTGCACCAAAAGTTGTATAGTTTAACTCGGTAATATTATAGGTACACTTGAgactaataaaataattaaaaaaatgcaAATGAGGTGTTTGAAAAATAGGTGAAGGTAtacttttatacttttttttttaaattttatttaattgtttttcaaagATATACTTTTAAAAACATACTTTATaagtaaaaaagtttttttacaTAGGGTTATAAAAGATTGCTTCTTATGACTTTAGCTAGATATATATTGCATTTTATGTAAATAGGCCTTTAAATTTTATGATATATtattatatcttttattttacCATTATTACATGTAACAATATGTAATTTTGGTGATGAGATGTTTGGTAACAATATGTAATTTCGGTGATGAGATGTTTGGTAAAAAAATGAATTATAGTGTTTTTAATGtacaaccccgtgtaatacacgagtttcTAACCTAGTGTGCTATTTATAGTAGAAAGGAGTAGTGTAGGATTGTGCCATGTGTTaggaggtgttctaggatgattacAAGTGTTTAGTGATGTGTTAGAACCAGAGGAGAAGTGGCAATATAGAGCTAGGTGCCAAGTTGTGAAGCTATGCTTAGAGACCAAGCATAAAACTGCCAGTGAGCTCCCtaacggaccgtaagggttgaccgcctacggtccgtaaggaccttagCACATCAATTTCTCAaaaagcttacggtccgtatggagTTGCCAGTGCCAGGAATGATGTTTTGAGATTCTACATCTTTAACCCTTGGACTTTGATTCTTTTTGCCATTTGGCAATTACAGTCCCTCTCCTTCCCAGAGTCGGGTTCAGTCGGAGATACGGGACACGTTTCAATGTACGTATATTATGGATCCTTCCTCCTCCCACATAGTCGGGATAAATTAGAGGATTGAATATGTATCGTTACATAGTTGAACGATAAATTCCCTCTCCTTAGTTGGAGATTCGGGACACGTGTCGTTTCATAGTTGGAGAATCGTTTTTACGACCTTTCTAAACCAACACAACGGTCAACAATGTCCCAAAACAAACATATGACACCACCCCAAAAATTACACCATCAACAAacaattggttttttttttttgtttttgaagtaCACAAAACTCCGACCCTCCCTGATGCTGACCCACAATCAGTGTTGCCCAATGCCTACACGCACTAGATCTCAATATATGTTAGTTGGCGACAATAGGATTTTCGCTGTGTACACCTTCTTGTGAGCGTTGATCTGCGATTTCTTCCTTGCGCCAATTGACCTCAATCCACACGAAAACTCCCACGGTGTTCGTAAAATTTCTCCATATGACGCATGGTGAAAATCCCGTAGTATACGAATTTGGGCTCTTCAGATAATTAACCATGTCCAGGTAATCAAGGAATATGTCGCACCCTCAAATTCAACATGCGGGGTTTTACCATGAGGCGTGTGACATTCCAGGATCAAGCtactaatcatgttgaaccatTTCAAATTTATTTGTAAATCACTTAACTACCACATTCAACATGAATATTGATAATAGTTTTAGAAATTTGAAAACGTAAGTttaagttatcagcggaagcaaaagtaTAAAATCTAGACATAATTGTAAACCACAGTTATTTAGTATAAACAATGTAAACAGTTTAACCAAAAGCCATGACATTCTCCATGCTACAAGTTCCTATCTGAGTCGTACCTATCGTCCTGCAAAGCATACTCAAGtgtatcaacaaaaagttggcgagttcacggttTTAGTTCAACGAAAAGTAGTTTAAGTTCAAGAGTTTTAAAAACATGTCATGGGTAGCTAACCCATTGATAAGTAACTAAACCGGTGGTACCGAATACTAACGTAGTAAGTTTTCTGTGCTCCACATCAATGTCTATCACCATTAATGCAATAGGAAAGGTCAGAAGTTCATGCCCAGCTCCCAGCATGGTGTGAGTTTTGTCAAACCTAAtaacgctatcaactaatacctcGTATGCCAACGGGTCGGTATAAAGGTAGGGACTTTCATGATAGAGTTTTCGTTTAGCTTACTAAAGACATGTAATTAAATAGTGGTATCCATCTCAGGAATAAAAGGTGGTCCCAAACCAGGGATAATGTAGTCCCCAAACCAGGGATGCATGCTTTTAAAAAAGTAGTAGTGTACTCACCTGTGAGTGCTAGGTAAGAATTACGTGACTAGGGTCAAGTGTGATCAACCACGTCTTGATATGGTAAACGTTTAATCATTAGTTACTAATCACATAAGTCACATTGATTCTACCCTATTATATGCAAACATGTTGTTACTTAGTTATCCATTCGTGTGGTTATATTTATGTATTCATCTCATAACATGCAACGTAGTTTTCAAATATGCAAAAACACCCTAAATAAACAATTATATACACTTTCAAATCTTTCCACAATATTCCAACCAATTTTGTTAAATGTCAGTTTTtgttttagagtaaattgccattttaatccctgagttttgtccaaatttgccattttagtccaaatagttttttttttttttttttttttttttttttgcctctgggttcctgacttttcccttttgttgccattttgatcacatacactaactccatccaaaaactccatctttaaccaaggatattttggggattttcattttaaatgttttcaattgtcattttgatccaattccaaaaaatcaaaaaaattccaaaaaattctaaaaaaatcataaaaattctaaaaaattataaaaaatccaaaaaatccgtttcggcgtgAACCATTttgaacccgaaccgtttcgagctggaccgtttcgagctgaaccgtttcgacccgtaccgtttcgacccgaaccgtttcaagctgaaccgtttcgacgcgaaccgtttcgacccgtaccgtttcgaactgaaccgtttcgacgcgaaccgtttcgatccgaaccgtttcgagccgaaccgtttcgagctgaaccgtttcgatgcgaaccgtttcgacccgtaccgtttcgacccgaaccgtttcgagctgaatcgtttcgacgcgaacagtgcctcgaaacggtacgggtcgaaacggttcagctcgaaactgtacgggtcgaaacggtttgcgttcgaaacggtacgggtcgaaacggttcgcgtcgaaacggttcgctcgaaacggttcagcttgaaacggttcgggtcgaaacggttcgggtcgaaacggtacgggtcgatacggcacggttcggttcgaaacggtacgggtcgaaacggttcggcttcgaaacggtacgggtcgaaacggttcgcgtcgaaacggttcagctcgaaacggaccgtgttcgaaacggttcgcgccaaaACGGTTCgtgttcgaaacggttcgcgccgaaacggattttttggattttttagaattatttggatttttttagaatttttatgtttttttaagaattggatcaaaatggcaactgaaaAGGTTTAAATTGAAAAGAGTAActgggtttttggatggagttaggcaaagtgatcaaaatggcaacaaaatgtaaaagtcagggactcagatgcaaaaaaaaactatttggatcaaaatggcaaatttagacaaaactcagggactaaaatggcaatttactctttttgattttttggaatttttttgattttttggaattggatcaaaatggcaattgaaaacatttaaaatgaaaatccccaaaatacccctggttaaagatgaagtttttgaatggagttagtgtatgtgatcaaaatggcaacaaaagggaaaagtcagggacccagaggcaaaaaaaaaaactatttggactaaaatggcaaatttggacaaaactcagagactaaaatggtaatttactctttgttttgttttatggagtttatttaaaatactaaaaGGTCTAGAAAAATTATGATATTTTTATGAGACATATTAATTTGTCCATTTGAcgttgtgtaatttttttttctcaagaCCTAATTGTTCATAGAAAAATGAGTAAAATGCTCGAATAGTCCCTATGGTTTAACCAAATTTCACCTTTACTTCCCAACTTTTTAAATTAAACTCTTGCTTCTTGTGATTTGCTCAATCGTTATTCGGATAGTCCCCAGACTAGATAAAGGTTAGTTAGCCCAATTAAGTCaatgtgaaatgacaaaactaCCCTTAACTTTAAAATAAATAGAATAACAAAATagttaaaagaaatataattgATACTTATGAATTTAAGTAGGGCCCACCACacacttcatcttctccactttaaaccatccatcatcatcttcaccttttcatcttctccactctaaaccatccatcatcatcttcaccttTTCAGCACCACCAACCACCGTCATCCACCCACCCACCATAACATCACCACCATCTACCCAATTTCTTTAttcacaacaaaaaaaaaaaaaaaaaaacccaaaaaaacatCAAATCAGAagtctaagagcattcacatccaaataatcaaattgtgtgtgtggtgtttttaaaatataaaaaatataaaaagtagttgtgagtggaggagagagaaaatgttactgttcatttgtatatttggggggacactgttcaccccctataattttttaatatattttgaaagtagttgtgagtgaaggagagagaaaaagtaatgataaaggtataaaaaatattatttaattgaaaaggagagagaaaatgtagtgttttttaatGTAATTTATGGTGAAAATATGGTGTagtggatgtgaatgctctaaaaagGTATCAACATGCCCTAAAATCAACAATCAGTGTGCATATATCAATGGCCACATAAATGAACATCCAAatgattattaaaaaaaaaaaaaaaaaaaaaaaaaaaaaaaaaaaaaaaaaaaccacaactATACAACAATTATCAAGCTTCTACATTGCTTTTAAAGAATGATATAGACGATAAACTACAATAATCACTAAGCAACCAAAAACTCATTACTGAAATAATCCATAGCAGATCCAGAACCAGAGGCATCTGACGATTCAGAATAAAACAATCTAACAGCCATTAGCTTCTTCCGTTACGGACATCGTGGACAGTAAAATCTCGGCGAGAAACACGGAGATTTGCCGTCAGCGACGACGATAGCACCGACGACGTCCTGTTGCTGACCAGAGCCAGCGGTGTTAGCAAATCTAGTCGGAGAAACAAAAACAGAAGACGAAGGAGAAGCTTGCGATAACGAGATCTGGTAATCGGATGATCTGTAGTGAGTTATGGATGGTCTGTAGTGAGTTCTGCCGTTGATTTTCCTGCTGTGAAGTTGAGTGAGGGTGCCTGGCTTTATGTACTGAGAAATCAGGGTAGATGGTGGTGATTTTACGGTGGGTGGGTGGATGGATGATGcctaggggtgagcaaattaaccaccataaccgataaccgaaTCATAACTGACATAATcgaaccactaataaccgataaccaatataaccaatggttatggttatgaaactttgtataaccgctcaatcggttatgattatggttatgaagctttggttaaccgaatataaccgaaaccgaaccgaagttgtgatgttaactttatataatagatttgtgttttacaaaaccatatagagggtttttactaagataaaagtatgttagtaacaaaatgatcttgatgtagatgtcatttattttgataaagaagaactaaggtgttatggccataattgtttttgtttgagaattaccttattaaaaaagcactctaaatcggtagtttaatcaaaaagtttagtcttcgttatcttataaaataggctcaagctaagttcaaatcgtgcacaaccctatttatttcaaaccttacTTGGTTactaaccgaaattaaccaaaaccgaaccataaccgacttcataaccgattaaccataaccgaagtttggttatggttttggttaccaaaactccataaccgaactagcggttatggttatggttagtagtaaaaaccgacccatgcacacccctagatGATGGTGGTGAGTGGGGAAGATGAAGTTTATGGTGGGCCCATTTAAATTCATAAATatcaaatatatttttattattatattgttaTTCTATTTTTTAATGTTAAGGGTAGTTTTGCCATTTCACGTGGACTTAACTGGGTTAACTAACCTTCATCCAGTCAGGGAACTATTCGAGTAACAATCGAGCAAGAGTGTAATTTCaaaaagttgaggactaaaggtgaaatttagttaaaccacagggactatccggacatTTTACTCCAGAAAAATCACTAAGAATCATATAACATATAAAGAGCAATTTTGTCACCTTCTGTTGACAGTTTacgatttattttatataaaaatccaTGTCGATCCGATTGACGGAATTCTAGTTGTAGAATTTGATAACCTCCTGGAACTATCTATTGTAAAAATTTCACATATTAACTCAAATCCTAGACCATGTTATGGCTCCCGTAACAGgctgcaatttctgcagaaaaacACAGCCTATACCTGTGTTTCcgttttaatattttaaaataccaaaacttgtcaaaaaattatgattccagttgGGTTTGAAAGCTATCTCGTTAAACTATATTTTAGACTCAAGAACCACACGGTTTAGTTAAGTTTTGATCATGTTACAGCCGATACAAGACGGCTGTAAAATCTGGACAGAAGCTGTAACTTTCAGCTCTTAACCAAAAAACGTTTTTATGATCCTTTTAACATGTTTTCGGGTTCTCTAATCAAGCATACACATCATGGATCAGTTTATACACTAATTTCTATCAAGAACATAACTTCATGCAAACTCTAGTTTTGTTTTCTCATGCACATCATGCTATTAATCCAAACAACAATCCCTACCCGCATACATGTATACATACAAATTAACAAAGTACATAAACCACCAAAATCTTAATTCTagcaaaaccctagttttcatgcATCGTGTTTTCAAGTATTCAAGAGTTGCATATAGTAAAACACGTATAACTTGTGATGCCAAACACCAAGAGAGATATAACTAGCGAGAGAATCGAAAGATTGATGAAGGTTTGGTGTGTGTTTGTATGGAGGGAGACAAGAGAGAGAGGGATGTACGAATGGGGTGGGGGCGGTCTAGGGTTGGGAAATATAAAacgtttgttttttttaattaaaaatgcaCAATTAGCCCCTCAAGTTTCTAGTTACCAAGACTTGGGTAGAAAGCTATCTTAGAATAACTTTATATAATGACAACACAAGTCCCTCGTGTGGGAAAGTTAATCAATTTAACTTCGTGTGTTTGTACGTGTGCTAATAACTTGTATGTTAACAAAACATATATGAGTAACAATTAATTGAGAAAGTTAATCGTGTTAGCCTGAAAGTACGGAATGTCACGGAATATTTGTCTCTACaacataaaaaacataaaacccattgtaaaatattaaaaaaaaaaacactgtAATAAAAGGTTACATATAAGAATAACAAAAAAACTAAGGAACCCcattcaaacttgtatgctcttTCCCAAAAAAAACTGAAGTGGAAACATCTGGGGTGGAGCGATGGCTCGTGGTTGTCGAATGTCGGAGATGAAGACCGATGTCGGATGTTGGAGATGTAGACGTGTCGGAGATAAAGACCGGATCAAGGATCGGGTTGTGTAAAATGATGGAGATACAACTTGATGGGTTGTGAAATGGTGAAAGTGAAAGGGGTAGGGTTTGTGTGGATATGTGATAAGACAATATTACCCCTTACTATTAACTTTTTAACCACAAAAAGTAACAGTGTTGTCTTCAGGGACGAGTGACTCAAGAGTGTAGCGGGGGACGAGTGACTCAAGAGTGTAGCGGATTGTAAACCCTAGGGATGACCAACCGAAAAATAACCTTACCATTGGACTATTCATGTAATATATCCATAACCAAAACCGTAGTATTCAGATTTTTGTAGATCTAAATACATCAACCAAACAAGACCAAATTGTTATAGATCGATACAATCTTTGTTCCTATTCAGGTTCCATATTTAAGCACTCAGAAAATAAAACAgtacaaaaattttaaaaaaaataaaatcaatCATCTGATTGTGGTTAGAAGTTCAATTCCATAATGAACATCACAACATatgcaaaattaaaaaaaaaaaaaaaaaaatcagttcTAAAATTGTCGAAAAAAGAAGAGGATTCATTTGAAAAACTTAACAGGCTTCCCATCTCCTTGAATATCAATGGCCCTATACACATTTCTAACCTTCTAAATCCTCATTACTACTATAAGGCATGGATCGACATGACATAAGAGCACAACAAAACAAGCTCCCTTTTCAACCACCCCCAAAAAGcaaaatttaaacaagtacaCAGCTAAGTTTCTTCATAAAACACATGTAAAGATTGTAATAAAAAGAACCAAACTTACTTTCTATTATCAACTGTGCATGCTCATCGATTCTTTGACCAAAGTCAAAAGTGGACCTTATATCACCCACAGCATGCTTCATTGTTCTGTCTTTTTCATCAATCAGCTCATCATGTAATTTTTTTCATATCTTCATTTGTTTCTCTGTACCTGATTATATCAAGTGCTATGAACAGGCATGGACCGCTGAGCAAAATCAAGTAACACCTTCCTCTGGTTTTCGTTTGTATGAGGAAGGCTGGCCCGTAAGAGTTCAATGGGCATTTCCCGACTAATAGCTTTTGCAGCATCTGACCCCATAACCGCCATCTCAGATGGACCACACCCCTGACTCAGCAACGACTGGACAACACTTTCATATTTACTAACACAGTATTTAGTGAGAAGCCCAAAAAAAGCGTCAAAAGATGCCTGCCAAAAGGCCCGATTTGCTGGGCTGCAGCTAGTGGCAGCATTTGGGTCGGTTAAAAGCTCGGTTGCTCTTTCTAGTACAGATTTTAACACAACAGAAGCCCCATCCCCCGCAGGACTTCCAAGAGGATGAAGTGGGGGCTGCTCTGGAGAACAAACAACAGATGCAAGACAGGTACCGAGTGATCTAAGCTCCATCCCACGAACCGAGGACGAAACGGTAATTACAAGTTTATTAATCGTTTCTGCTGCTTGTGGATCAACCGGAACAATTCCAAATAAAAACCTTAAATGGCGGAAAATTGCCATGCAAACCAAACGAGTCAACTCGCTTCCCGGGTCAAGATGTTTAAGGTAACTTGCGAGAAGCTTCCATCCCTTTGAAAGGGAAACCAGCCGTAAAAAGATGAAATCGTCCGTTTGAGCCAACTCATCCGTTTGACCGTTCTTGCCAAACGGGTCAACAAGTTGAAGCGACGTTGCTAAACCTTCCAGAAGCACTTGCCGCCTTTGCCGTAACTGGGCCCCACCATCCTGGAGCTGATTGAACTGTAGAAAACGGTCAATATCATCAACATCTAGAAGAAGACAAATACCGTCTTCAATTGTGACTCTAGCTGCGAGCATAGGTTCTTGTTCCAAAGGTTTGTCCAACATTTTCTGATCAGTGATCCCACTAGTAGTCGACTTTGGTGAGTCAACTTCAAGAAGAGGGCGAGGACGGCGTATGGAAGAAAAAGAAATTCGGCCCAAAGCATCGACTTGGAGAAATGCATGTGGTTCATTCGCAGCACGGGCTCTGGGTGGGCAGTCCCTTAACTGGGTGGGGCAAAAATGGTGTCTTAATTTTGCACCGCTAGATTTGTTTGCTAAACAAGCTTGGTGATAGTAATCGTCTACATAAGGATCATTACTGTGTGTAGCAGCAAGTTGCATTCTGAGAATATTTTCAATCTCATCAGATGTCATGTATTTCGATTTGAACTGTGGCCATCCACTGGTGTCAAAGCCCCTCGGTCCCTGACCCGGTCTACCTTTGGCCAATGACTTAGGTCTCAAATCTCTTGAACCAATCCCAAGGGGTTCAAAATTGTTCATTAGAGGTGTATGGTGGTTCATTAGTGGCTGCAACCCGGATAAATGACCACCAAAAGGCGGCTGAAATTGTTGGTGCATCCTGTGTTGTTGAGGCGGTATACTGTTATTGTGAGTGAAATGTTGTTGCATCATACCATTTGAAAGATCAGGCAACTTCCCACCAAATTGGTTTTGTAGCCGATTATTGACAGCTGGAGCAGAAGGACGAAACTGAGGCAGATTAAAATTCCCACCAAATGGTGATCCGTGTGGCATCCCACCCATCTGAAGCTGTGGAGATATGCCCGAAAACGATGGTCCTGTCTGGGGTCCGGTGGGGTGATACGGAGGGTTAAGATAGCGTGATTGATGATTTGGTGAAAATTGGGGGGATCCACCGCCACCAGGAGGAGGGTGTGAGATAAAGGATGATTTAGGAACAGGAACCGGTTCACTAGAGAAATGCAAATCCTGACCAAGGTGGTGGTGTTGCTGTTGTTCAGGGTAAGATGATGTTCTATGAAGATTCTTTGATTCATCTATCAGGTGTTGGTTAAGGTTGTGTTGCTGATGTTGCTCAGGATACGATGATGTTCTGTGAAGATATTGGTTTGATTCGTAGGATGATGTTCTGTGAAGAAGCATTGATGGATCTTGAAGCGGAAATGAAGAGTTTGACCATTTATTGGTTTGTTGTTGATTCCTTTCTGCTTCAAAACTATCTTGATCAAGCACCCAGTTGGTGTGGTCTCCTCCCTGTGCCCAGTCAGCTGCAGAAGAAGCTAACAATATGgcaaaataaatacataaatcaACTCTTCATG contains the following coding sequences:
- the LOC110890141 gene encoding protein PAT1 homolog isoform X2, translating into MERFGGGGGDTLQLDSNSSGGAVFDASQYAFFGNEVLEEIELGGLEDDGDLSEAKFEDDEHLLEQEEGVFPGIDDLSTTFLKLNKDDAMGPSVGVFGDRGSRETDWAQGGDHTNWVLDQDSFEAERNQQQTNKWSNSSFPLQDPSMLLHRTSSYESNQYLHRTSSYPEQHQQHNLNQHLIDESKNLHRTSSYPEQQQHHHLGQDLHFSSEPVPVPKSSFISHPPPGGGGSPQFSPNHQSRYLNPPYHPTGPQTGPSFSGISPQLQMGGMPHGSPFGGNFNLPQFRPSAPAVNNRLQNQFGGKLPDLSNGMMQQHFTHNNSIPPQQHRMHQQFQPPFGGHLSGLQPLMNHHTPLMNNFEPLGIGSRDLRPKSLAKGRPGQGPRGFDTSGWPQFKSKYMTSDEIENILRMQLAATHSNDPYVDDYYHQACLANKSSGAKLRHHFCPTQLRDCPPRARAANEPHAFLQVDALGRISFSSIRRPRPLLEVDSPKSTTSGITDQKMLDKPLEQEPMLAARVTIEDGICLLLDVDDIDRFLQFNQLQDGGAQLRQRRQVLLEGLATSLQLVDPFGKNGQTDELAQTDDFIFLRLVSLSKGWKLLASYLKHLDPGSELTRLVCMAIFRHLRFLFGIVPVDPQAAETINKLVITVSSSVRGMELRSLGTCLASVVCSPEQPPLHPLGSPAGDGASVVLKSVLERATELLTDPNAATSCSPANRAFWQASFDAFFGLLTKYCVSKYESVVQSLLSQGCGPSEMAVMGSDAAKAISREMPIELLRASLPHTNENQRKVLLDFAQRSMPVHST
- the LOC110890141 gene encoding protein PAT1 homolog isoform X1, with the protein product MERFGGGGGDTLQLDSNSSGGAVFDASQYAFFGNEVLEEIELGGLEDDGDLSEAKFEDDEHLLEQEEGVFPGIDDLSTTFLKLNKDDAMGPSVGVFGDRGSRETSSAADWAQGGDHTNWVLDQDSFEAERNQQQTNKWSNSSFPLQDPSMLLHRTSSYESNQYLHRTSSYPEQHQQHNLNQHLIDESKNLHRTSSYPEQQQHHHLGQDLHFSSEPVPVPKSSFISHPPPGGGGSPQFSPNHQSRYLNPPYHPTGPQTGPSFSGISPQLQMGGMPHGSPFGGNFNLPQFRPSAPAVNNRLQNQFGGKLPDLSNGMMQQHFTHNNSIPPQQHRMHQQFQPPFGGHLSGLQPLMNHHTPLMNNFEPLGIGSRDLRPKSLAKGRPGQGPRGFDTSGWPQFKSKYMTSDEIENILRMQLAATHSNDPYVDDYYHQACLANKSSGAKLRHHFCPTQLRDCPPRARAANEPHAFLQVDALGRISFSSIRRPRPLLEVDSPKSTTSGITDQKMLDKPLEQEPMLAARVTIEDGICLLLDVDDIDRFLQFNQLQDGGAQLRQRRQVLLEGLATSLQLVDPFGKNGQTDELAQTDDFIFLRLVSLSKGWKLLASYLKHLDPGSELTRLVCMAIFRHLRFLFGIVPVDPQAAETINKLVITVSSSVRGMELRSLGTCLASVVCSPEQPPLHPLGSPAGDGASVVLKSVLERATELLTDPNAATSCSPANRAFWQASFDAFFGLLTKYCVSKYESVVQSLLSQGCGPSEMAVMGSDAAKAISREMPIELLRASLPHTNENQRKVLLDFAQRSMPVHST